In Cystobacter fuscus DSM 2262, one DNA window encodes the following:
- a CDS encoding CHAT domain-containing protein — protein MRRQGSGWGVGLVLAAVAAGALFFFFARPRKPSGDVWLARTQTRAREARLGYAAADVYRPHSPVRAGASAMLPPPLLQELAALEEAQDFHGLAAAYLLRGNATQAAVYLDKAGHSPDVDCDRALLALDKGDLPEALELLDGVLTASPRHPRALWNRGLVLRELGLGLMAADAFERVASVGEPGWSTEAKQRAEELRRQVEAHQSAYARALEVGNAMRAGGPVPLEQARAFPGLFRLFFYDALRAAPTRERTLELLPLAQALDTHEGQGTLVALVHHVAGRDFSRRGPLAREHDRLRRERGPPAGWRALIEKSRRAGETDVLMGALFHSQSIPTHLEDYEALAASTGDAWFTLLAAHWRAGAVQKLGDRVHAEQLLRAALRTCSTSKLDYLCAELENDLAFVYSVLHRPADARQHALAGLQRARRDHDWVMEIRLLLALGQIAYLVRSPPLAEAWFGEALARAPRDCPMVQGIQQNLAVMYQLALRPAEARARLELARACGPLNLLSGVAVLAELARSSTQLDEDAKHFGAALASLRASGTLNPGEQLLLAHYEARFELEHDPARGRELLRGNLEDTAKLAREDVNARKARTASYSSLLFDAGGAGDFEAALTLFAEEQGLPVPERCSLAVAVDDERTLLVARGPEGGVRGHQDASRTTPFREAEGLVPAPLLEMLRPCEHIQVLARPPVQGHAGLLPPELPWSYHVGRAAALHPAPVAARHLVVSDVEPPAELGLPRLKAWAPGEPDVRRGVLSGASATPGRVLAEMADATEIEIHAHGLLNTEVSEASLVVLSPEPDGRYALTAREVRAQTLRGSPVVILAACRAAHTAPFLHESFSLPVAFVEAGARAVFAATVDLPDAEAGPFFESVRGRIRAGAAPSVALRDERRLWLQRSHTPWVRDVLLFE, from the coding sequence GTGAGGCGCCAGGGAAGCGGGTGGGGCGTGGGGCTGGTGCTCGCCGCGGTCGCGGCTGGAGCGCTCTTCTTCTTCTTCGCGCGGCCGCGAAAGCCCTCGGGGGATGTGTGGCTCGCCCGGACGCAGACGCGCGCGCGAGAGGCCCGCCTCGGCTATGCGGCCGCCGATGTCTACCGCCCCCACTCCCCCGTGCGCGCGGGAGCCTCCGCCATGCTCCCTCCACCGCTCCTCCAGGAGCTCGCCGCGCTCGAGGAGGCCCAGGACTTCCACGGCCTCGCCGCCGCGTATCTGCTGCGCGGCAACGCCACCCAGGCCGCGGTGTACCTGGACAAGGCCGGGCACTCCCCGGACGTGGACTGCGACCGCGCCCTCCTCGCCCTGGACAAGGGAGACCTGCCCGAGGCGCTGGAGCTGCTCGACGGCGTGCTGACCGCCTCCCCCCGGCACCCGCGGGCGTTGTGGAACCGCGGACTGGTGCTGCGTGAGCTCGGCCTGGGCCTGATGGCCGCCGACGCCTTCGAGCGTGTCGCCTCCGTGGGCGAGCCCGGCTGGAGCACCGAGGCGAAGCAGCGCGCGGAGGAACTGCGCCGACAGGTGGAGGCGCACCAGTCCGCCTACGCCAGGGCGCTCGAGGTCGGCAACGCGATGCGCGCCGGAGGCCCCGTCCCGCTGGAGCAGGCCCGCGCCTTCCCGGGACTCTTCCGCCTCTTCTTCTACGATGCGCTGCGCGCCGCCCCCACGCGGGAGCGGACGCTGGAACTGCTCCCCCTGGCCCAGGCGCTGGACACGCACGAGGGCCAGGGCACCCTGGTGGCGCTGGTGCACCACGTGGCCGGGCGGGACTTCTCCCGCCGGGGGCCGCTGGCGCGCGAGCATGATCGGCTCCGCCGCGAGCGCGGCCCTCCCGCCGGGTGGCGGGCCCTCATCGAGAAGTCCCGCCGGGCCGGTGAGACGGACGTGCTCATGGGCGCGCTCTTCCACAGCCAGTCCATCCCCACCCACCTGGAGGATTACGAGGCGCTCGCCGCCAGCACCGGTGACGCCTGGTTCACCCTGCTCGCCGCGCACTGGCGCGCCGGGGCCGTGCAGAAGCTCGGAGACCGTGTCCACGCCGAGCAGCTTCTCCGGGCCGCGCTGCGCACCTGCTCCACGAGCAAGCTGGACTACCTCTGCGCCGAGCTCGAGAACGATCTCGCCTTCGTCTATTCCGTGCTCCACCGCCCCGCCGACGCACGCCAGCACGCGCTCGCTGGACTCCAGCGTGCCCGGCGAGACCACGACTGGGTGATGGAAATACGCCTGCTCCTCGCCCTGGGGCAGATCGCGTACCTCGTTCGCAGCCCGCCGCTGGCGGAGGCCTGGTTCGGCGAGGCGCTCGCACGAGCGCCTCGGGACTGCCCCATGGTGCAGGGCATCCAGCAGAACCTCGCGGTGATGTACCAGCTGGCCCTGCGTCCCGCCGAGGCCCGCGCGCGCCTCGAGCTGGCGAGGGCGTGCGGCCCGCTCAACCTGCTCTCCGGCGTGGCCGTGCTCGCCGAGCTGGCCCGCTCCAGCACCCAGCTCGACGAGGACGCGAAGCACTTCGGGGCCGCGCTGGCGTCCCTCCGGGCCAGCGGGACGCTCAACCCCGGCGAGCAGCTCCTGCTGGCCCACTACGAGGCCCGCTTCGAGCTGGAGCATGACCCGGCCCGGGGCCGCGAGCTGCTGCGCGGCAATCTGGAGGACACGGCGAAGCTCGCGCGCGAGGACGTGAACGCCCGCAAGGCCCGCACGGCCAGCTACTCCTCGCTGCTGTTCGACGCGGGAGGGGCCGGGGACTTCGAGGCCGCGCTGACGCTCTTCGCCGAGGAGCAAGGCCTGCCGGTACCGGAGCGCTGCTCGCTGGCGGTGGCCGTGGACGACGAGCGCACCCTGCTGGTGGCTCGCGGCCCCGAGGGAGGTGTGCGGGGCCATCAGGACGCGAGCCGCACCACCCCCTTCCGCGAGGCCGAGGGGCTCGTGCCCGCCCCCCTCTTGGAGATGCTCCGCCCGTGTGAGCACATCCAGGTGCTCGCGCGTCCCCCCGTGCAGGGGCACGCGGGTCTGCTGCCCCCCGAACTGCCCTGGAGCTACCACGTGGGCCGCGCCGCTGCCCTCCACCCGGCTCCCGTCGCGGCCCGTCACCTGGTCGTCTCCGACGTGGAGCCCCCGGCGGAGCTCGGCCTGCCTCGGCTCAAGGCCTGGGCACCGGGCGAGCCGGACGTGCGGCGCGGCGTGCTCTCCGGGGCCTCGGCCACTCCCGGACGGGTGCTCGCGGAGATGGCGGACGCCACCGAGATCGAGATCCACGCCCACGGCCTGTTGAATACCGAGGTCTCGGAGGCCTCGCTGGTGGTGCTGTCCCCGGAGCCGGACGGGCGTTACGCCCTGACGGCCCGCGAGGTCCGCGCCCAGACCCTGCGGGGCTCGCCGGTGGTCATCCTGGCGGCCTGCCGCGCGGCGCACACCGCCCCCTTCCTGCACGAGTCCTTCAGCCTGCCGGTGGCCTTCGTGGAGGCCGGAGCCCGTGCCGTCTTCGCCGCCACCGTGGACCTTCCGGACGCCGAGGCCGGTCCCTTCTTCGAGTCCGTGCGTGGGCGCATCCGGGCCGGAGCCGCGCCCTCGGTGGCCCTCCGGGACGAGCGTCGGCTCTGGCTCCAGCGCTCCCACACCCCTTGGGTCCGTGACGTGCTGCTCTTCGAGTGA
- a CDS encoding RNA polymerase sigma factor has protein sequence MESPPPAAVALDGPWFTAFVREHEAALQATALRLCGNSTDARDLVQDTLEKGLRNLARFQPGTNGRAWLLTILNRLFIDRCRSRKREPHADVSPETLEEHVAQPEREDAPAWATLGPDALHAALERLPEEFRTVYRLHALEGRSYQEIAQSLGIPKATVGTRLIRARRRLKDLLIPPTSGQDVSR, from the coding sequence TTGGAATCGCCTCCTCCTGCCGCCGTCGCCCTGGACGGTCCCTGGTTCACTGCCTTCGTGAGGGAGCATGAGGCGGCGCTTCAAGCCACCGCGCTCCGGCTGTGCGGCAATTCCACGGACGCGCGGGATCTGGTGCAGGACACCCTCGAGAAGGGCCTGCGCAACCTCGCGCGCTTCCAGCCTGGGACGAACGGACGGGCCTGGCTGCTCACCATCCTCAACCGCCTCTTCATTGACCGCTGCCGCTCGCGCAAGCGCGAACCCCATGCGGACGTGTCCCCGGAGACCCTCGAGGAGCACGTGGCGCAACCCGAGCGTGAGGACGCTCCGGCGTGGGCCACGCTGGGGCCGGACGCCCTGCACGCGGCGCTGGAGCGGCTTCCCGAGGAGTTTCGCACCGTGTACCGGCTCCACGCCCTGGAGGGCCGCTCCTACCAGGAGATCGCCCAGAGTCTGGGCATCCCCAAGGCCACGGTGGGCACGCGCCTCATCCGCGCGCGCCGCCGGTTGAAGGATCTGCTGATCCCCCCCACCAGCGGACAGGATGTCTCCCGATGA
- a CDS encoding zf-HC2 domain-containing protein produces the protein MSTPIDEEIHDRLHAFVDGELEPAEAEAFRDHLGECTRCQEEMEDVLQLQSLGEQLARQQASPPLRNTSRPEKAPRARAFRTVWAHRTWLASAVGVSLAAALLLVLPRLSGSEEWGPEALALGPTRSLEGRLSWRGTSTYRPYAVNRSGNERPTDPVPLKVLVRLEEEGDFQGVAAAHLLRGEREQAAEALERAPSTPDADSDRALALLSKGELEAALILLEDVLERDPNHSAALWNRGLVLRELELNLLAAQAFTRVAERNEPGWSTEARERAASLKARTEARSRRWEVARDANKALLEKGTPLPEGTLRDAPSLAREHLYLSVWSAPSAQRLRELLPLARELDAHYGARVLEPYVERMARRDFRQRGPLAATFSEVLAGRSAPGAAETFIRNIQAAGETDLLLGALPLLGLLPARLDEYTRAARELGDPWFLMNVELRRAEAQFAETRLGEAEATVLTALPECERQGLDARCGELESFLTHLYTVQHRLVEAREHALHGGQRARATNNMELETRFLQHLSDISRDRGAFALARAYLNEAASRLP, from the coding sequence ATGAGCACGCCCATCGATGAAGAGATTCATGATCGGCTGCATGCCTTCGTGGATGGCGAGCTGGAGCCCGCCGAGGCGGAGGCCTTTCGCGACCACCTCGGGGAGTGCACGCGCTGCCAGGAGGAAATGGAAGACGTGCTCCAGCTCCAGTCCCTGGGTGAGCAGTTGGCGAGGCAACAGGCATCCCCTCCGCTCCGGAATACCTCCCGCCCGGAGAAGGCCCCGAGGGCGCGAGCCTTCCGTACCGTCTGGGCCCACCGCACCTGGCTGGCTTCCGCGGTGGGCGTGTCGCTCGCCGCGGCCTTGCTCCTCGTCCTTCCACGGCTGTCGGGCTCGGAGGAGTGGGGGCCCGAGGCGCTGGCGCTGGGGCCGACCCGCTCCCTCGAGGGACGGCTGAGCTGGCGGGGGACGAGCACGTACCGGCCCTATGCGGTGAACCGCTCGGGCAACGAGCGCCCGACGGATCCGGTGCCGCTCAAGGTGCTGGTGCGGCTGGAAGAGGAGGGGGACTTCCAGGGCGTCGCGGCGGCGCACCTGCTGCGAGGCGAGCGGGAGCAGGCCGCCGAGGCCCTCGAGCGGGCGCCCTCCACACCGGACGCGGACAGTGACCGGGCCCTGGCCTTGCTGTCCAAGGGCGAGCTGGAGGCGGCGCTCATCCTGCTCGAGGACGTGCTCGAGCGGGACCCGAACCATTCCGCCGCGCTGTGGAACCGCGGGCTGGTGTTGCGCGAGCTGGAGCTGAACCTCCTGGCGGCCCAGGCCTTCACGCGCGTGGCGGAGCGCAACGAGCCGGGCTGGAGCACCGAGGCGCGCGAGAGGGCCGCGTCGTTGAAGGCACGGACCGAGGCGCGCTCCCGCCGGTGGGAGGTGGCCAGGGACGCGAACAAGGCGCTGCTCGAGAAGGGTACGCCCCTGCCCGAGGGGACGCTGCGTGATGCGCCGTCGCTCGCGCGCGAGCACCTGTACCTGTCGGTCTGGTCGGCACCGAGCGCGCAGCGCCTCCGCGAGCTGCTGCCCCTGGCCCGGGAACTGGACGCCCATTATGGCGCCCGGGTACTGGAGCCCTACGTCGAGCGCATGGCCCGGCGTGACTTCCGCCAGCGAGGGCCGCTGGCGGCCACCTTCTCCGAGGTGCTGGCGGGACGGAGCGCCCCCGGCGCGGCGGAGACGTTCATTCGGAACATCCAGGCAGCGGGCGAGACGGATCTGTTGTTGGGGGCTCTGCCCCTGCTCGGACTGCTCCCGGCCCGGTTGGACGAGTACACGCGGGCGGCGCGCGAGTTGGGAGATCCCTGGTTCCTGATGAACGTGGAGCTGCGACGCGCCGAGGCCCAATTCGCGGAGACCCGTCTGGGTGAGGCCGAGGCCACGGTGCTCACGGCCCTGCCCGAGTGCGAGCGGCAGGGGCTGGATGCTCGATGCGGGGAACTCGAGTCGTTCCTCACGCACCTCTACACGGTGCAGCATCGGTTGGTGGAAGCGCGCGAGCACGCGCTCCACGGTGGGCAGCGCGCACGCGCCACGAACAACATGGAGTTGGAGACGCGCTTCCTCCAACACTTGAGCGACATCAGCCGTGACCGGGGCGCGTTCGCCCTGGCCCGGGCCTACTTGAATGAAGCGGCTTCACGGCTGCCCTAG
- a CDS encoding DUF4230 domain-containing protein gives MVRLLVRVVVVVLALVAGAVGTFLLMRPKAPALPDTPALVTRVREVARLETLTVSLYKKVEFSPEPQSTNSLWKDVINWASYSLHTPRGRAIVFADVHLGYDFGRLDDSALRVQGSRVDVVLPPLETKVELKPGETEIIGSNLDSAETTQLLEKAREAFEREVKADARLKERARRSAENTLRVLFFSVGFSQVNVVDVLPPKASAG, from the coding sequence ATGGTGCGTCTGCTCGTGCGGGTGGTGGTCGTCGTTCTCGCCCTGGTTGCCGGTGCCGTGGGCACCTTCCTGTTGATGCGTCCCAAGGCGCCCGCCCTGCCGGACACGCCCGCGCTCGTCACGCGCGTGCGCGAGGTGGCGCGGCTGGAGACCCTGACGGTCTCCCTCTACAAGAAGGTGGAGTTCTCGCCGGAGCCCCAGAGCACCAACTCGCTCTGGAAGGACGTCATCAACTGGGCGAGCTACTCGCTGCACACGCCGCGCGGCCGCGCCATCGTCTTCGCCGACGTGCACCTGGGCTACGACTTCGGCCGGCTCGATGACTCCGCGCTGCGCGTGCAGGGCTCGCGCGTGGACGTGGTCCTCCCGCCCCTGGAGACGAAGGTGGAACTCAAGCCGGGCGAGACGGAGATCATCGGCTCCAACCTGGACAGCGCGGAGACGACCCAGCTCCTGGAGAAGGCGCGCGAGGCCTTCGAGCGAGAGGTGAAGGCGGACGCCCGCCTCAAGGAGCGCGCCCGGCGCTCGGCGGAGAACACCCTGCGGGTGCTGTTCTTCTCCGTGGGCTTCAGCCAGGTGAACGTGGTGGACGTGCTCCCGCCCAAGGCCAGCGCGGGGTGA
- a CDS encoding 2OG-Fe(II) oxygenase yields the protein MHPLSLRDEEVQALGEHGWFTREGFLGESEARALLVEARACVEAGRLRPAGIRRGADLTLDRSTRGDFITWVEPGEADTAFGRLRDTYTALGEALSAGAYLGLGRFDLQLAWYPGGGERYARHADAFPGQSNRRVTAIYYLNPEWTPEHGGLLRLYPEGGPVDVEPRLDRLVVFLSERIEHEVLPARAPRLALTAWFYGRDAG from the coding sequence ATGCACCCCCTGTCCCTGCGCGATGAGGAAGTCCAAGCACTCGGTGAGCACGGCTGGTTCACCCGCGAGGGCTTCCTCGGGGAGAGCGAGGCCCGGGCGCTCCTCGTGGAGGCGAGGGCGTGCGTGGAGGCCGGCCGGCTGCGGCCCGCGGGCATCCGCCGGGGCGCGGATCTCACCCTGGACCGCTCCACGCGGGGCGACTTCATCACCTGGGTGGAGCCGGGAGAGGCCGACACCGCCTTCGGCCGGCTCCGGGACACGTACACCGCGCTCGGGGAGGCCCTGTCGGCGGGGGCCTACCTGGGGCTCGGCCGCTTCGATCTCCAGCTCGCCTGGTATCCGGGCGGAGGCGAGCGCTATGCCCGCCACGCCGATGCCTTCCCCGGCCAGTCCAACCGGCGGGTGACGGCCATCTACTACCTCAACCCGGAGTGGACGCCGGAGCACGGGGGGCTCCTGCGCCTCTACCCGGAGGGGGGGCCCGTGGACGTGGAGCCCCGGCTCGATCGGCTCGTCGTGTTCCTCAGCGAGCGCATCGAGCACGAAGTCCTACCCGCGCGGGCTCCCCGGCTCGCGCTCACGGCCTGGTTCTACGGCCGCGACGCGGGGTGA
- a CDS encoding zinc-dependent alcohol dehydrogenase produces the protein MKAVVFHGIGDIRLDDVQEPVLQEDTDAIVKLTASAICGTDLHMVRGTMPGMVPGTILGHEGVGVVEALGKDVRNLRVGDRVVIPSTIACGSCSYCRSGYYAQCDVANPHGKRAGTAFFGGPAPSGPFHGLQAEKARIPYAHVGLVKLPDEVTDEEAILLSDIFPTGYFGADLAEIKPGDTVAVFGCGPVGQFTILSAKLMNAGRIFAIDCHEDRLDAARAQGAEVINFEEEDPVETLVRLTGGIGVDRAIDAVGVDSMHAHHGPAGKKADALKTEFKREQKEAAPKTKSHGDNWVQGDAPMQAVLWAVEALAKAGTLSIIGVYPQQMNTFPIGMAMNKNLSLRMGNCHHRKYIPHLLELVRTGAVEPTELLTRVQPITSAIEAYQSFDLRQPGWLKVELEPQLLT, from the coding sequence ATGAAGGCGGTCGTCTTTCATGGAATTGGAGACATCCGGCTCGACGACGTGCAGGAGCCCGTCCTCCAGGAGGACACGGATGCCATCGTCAAGCTGACGGCCAGTGCCATCTGTGGCACGGACCTGCACATGGTGCGCGGCACGATGCCGGGCATGGTGCCGGGCACCATCCTCGGGCACGAGGGCGTGGGCGTCGTGGAGGCCCTGGGCAAGGACGTGCGCAACCTGCGCGTGGGCGACCGGGTGGTGATTCCCTCCACCATCGCCTGCGGCAGCTGCTCGTACTGCCGCTCGGGCTACTACGCGCAATGCGACGTGGCCAACCCCCATGGCAAGCGCGCCGGGACGGCCTTCTTCGGCGGTCCGGCGCCGTCGGGCCCCTTCCATGGCTTGCAGGCGGAGAAGGCACGCATCCCCTACGCCCACGTGGGGCTGGTGAAGCTCCCGGACGAGGTGACCGACGAGGAGGCCATCCTCCTGTCGGACATCTTCCCCACGGGCTACTTCGGCGCGGACCTGGCGGAGATCAAGCCGGGTGACACCGTGGCGGTGTTCGGCTGCGGACCGGTGGGTCAGTTCACCATCCTGAGCGCCAAACTGATGAACGCCGGGCGCATCTTCGCCATCGACTGCCACGAGGATCGGCTCGACGCCGCCCGCGCCCAGGGCGCCGAGGTCATCAACTTCGAGGAGGAGGATCCGGTCGAGACGCTCGTGCGGCTGACGGGTGGCATCGGCGTGGACCGGGCCATCGACGCGGTGGGCGTGGACTCGATGCACGCGCACCACGGCCCCGCGGGCAAGAAGGCCGACGCGCTCAAGACCGAGTTCAAGCGCGAGCAGAAGGAAGCGGCGCCCAAGACGAAGTCCCACGGGGACAACTGGGTCCAGGGCGATGCGCCGATGCAGGCGGTGCTGTGGGCGGTGGAGGCGCTCGCCAAGGCGGGCACCCTGTCCATCATCGGCGTGTACCCACAGCAGATGAACACCTTCCCCATCGGCATGGCGATGAACAAGAACCTGTCGCTGCGGATGGGCAACTGCCACCACCGCAAGTACATCCCCCACCTGCTCGAGCTGGTGCGCACCGGCGCCGTGGAGCCCACGGAGCTGCTCACGCGCGTGCAGCCCATCACCAGCGCCATCGAGGCCTACCAGTCCTTCGACCTGCGCCAGCCGGGCTGGCTCAAGGTGGAGCTCGAGCCGCAGCTGCTCACCTGA
- a CDS encoding Ppx/GppA phosphatase family protein, translating into MAPPPLQTVLAAIDVGTNAVRLELARPDADGSLETLHQERDPIRPGEGVFASGMMPEETADRLLSTLRRYAALCRRHKARVRAVATSAMRDARNQQQIVQRVRDEAGLNLEVVSGKEEARLICLGVLHRKPPNVRSLLVDIGGGSTEVVLATGEKPDELWSLPMGSVRLTEMFDAAGKVTPKQLRLMRSYVEEQLRKAIPERLPGLPRMALGSSGTISAVVGFAASEGTAHASLRQLQSTVETLAEMTPERRRKRFDPRRADIIVAGATILERAARHLGVESIAAVNRGLRDGLLVDLLYRQDETREDHSLADAAVAMGRRLFFDEKHARQVTRLALTLFDELAALHNLPLSARPYLETAALLHDVGNAVSYERHHKHAYYLIHHGDIPGLADRERELVARVARYHQRSPPELNHSGMQGLSAAEARLVRKLATLLRIANALDGSHHQPIKELRATNGRDAVALHLKARQPVDLELWSAEREVALFRRVFGKRLTFHIGR; encoded by the coding sequence ATGGCCCCTCCGCCCCTGCAAACCGTGCTCGCCGCCATCGACGTGGGCACGAACGCCGTGCGCCTGGAACTGGCGCGGCCGGACGCCGACGGCTCCCTGGAAACCCTGCACCAGGAGCGAGATCCCATCCGCCCGGGAGAAGGGGTGTTCGCCAGTGGGATGATGCCCGAGGAGACGGCGGACCGGCTCCTGTCCACGCTGCGGCGCTACGCGGCGCTGTGCCGGCGGCACAAGGCGCGGGTGCGCGCGGTGGCCACCAGCGCCATGCGCGACGCGCGCAACCAGCAGCAGATCGTCCAGCGGGTACGCGACGAGGCGGGGCTCAACCTGGAGGTGGTCAGCGGCAAGGAGGAGGCGCGCCTCATCTGCCTGGGTGTGCTGCACAGAAAGCCGCCCAACGTCCGCTCGCTGCTGGTGGACATCGGCGGAGGCTCCACCGAGGTGGTGCTCGCCACCGGGGAGAAGCCGGACGAGCTGTGGAGCCTGCCCATGGGCTCGGTGCGGCTCACGGAGATGTTCGACGCGGCCGGCAAGGTGACGCCCAAGCAGTTGCGGCTGATGCGCAGCTACGTGGAGGAGCAGTTGCGCAAGGCCATCCCCGAGCGCCTTCCGGGCCTGCCGCGCATGGCCCTGGGCTCCTCGGGTACCATCAGCGCGGTGGTGGGCTTCGCGGCCAGCGAGGGCACGGCGCACGCGTCGCTGCGCCAGTTGCAGAGCACGGTGGAGACGCTGGCGGAGATGACGCCCGAGCGGCGGCGCAAGCGCTTCGATCCGCGGCGCGCGGACATCATCGTCGCGGGCGCCACCATCCTCGAACGCGCGGCGCGGCACCTGGGCGTGGAGAGCATCGCCGCGGTCAACCGGGGCCTGAGAGACGGGCTGCTGGTGGACCTGCTCTACCGGCAGGACGAGACGCGCGAGGACCACTCGCTCGCGGACGCGGCGGTGGCCATGGGGCGGCGCCTGTTCTTCGACGAGAAGCATGCGCGCCAGGTCACGCGGCTGGCGCTCACGCTCTTCGACGAGCTGGCGGCGCTGCACAACCTGCCCCTGTCCGCCCGGCCCTACCTGGAGACGGCGGCGCTGCTGCACGACGTGGGCAACGCCGTGAGCTACGAGCGCCACCACAAGCACGCCTACTACCTCATCCACCACGGAGACATCCCGGGCCTGGCCGACCGCGAGCGCGAGCTGGTGGCGCGAGTGGCGCGCTACCACCAACGCAGCCCGCCGGAGCTCAACCACTCGGGGATGCAAGGGCTGAGCGCCGCCGAGGCCCGCCTGGTGCGCAAGCTGGCCACGCTGCTGCGCATCGCCAACGCGCTGGACGGCAGCCATCACCAACCCATCAAGGAGCTGCGCGCCACGAATGGCCGCGACGCGGTGGCCCTGCACCTCAAGGCGCGCCAGCCCGTGGACCTGGAGCTGTGGTCCGCTGAGCGCGAGGTGGCCCTCTTCCGCCGCGTCTTCGGCAAGCGGCTGACCTTCCACATCGGCCGCTGA
- a CDS encoding Imm52 family immunity protein translates to MERFQAGAHWGGRKESAAACAARAEEFFRLLAECDPAYSRWFEYAYSRKNALRLPFEPTAETFLRFFERKKYRLGRDAFYFDAWTGQEQTGRGGLLNLTCGSGTPFYANGCLLHLPREGAAAQRVLTVQVLKQVVRAMARAWEPDRCAVVSEADPSARRMVEADGACVGWLTYFSRAHGRVPSLPRPVRVEPVEELGTLIILTPQPFSPGNPAHAELAGRVRERLERSGLLPARAG, encoded by the coding sequence ATGGAACGTTTCCAGGCGGGGGCGCATTGGGGAGGCCGCAAGGAGTCCGCCGCGGCGTGTGCCGCGCGGGCGGAAGAGTTCTTCCGCCTGCTGGCCGAGTGCGATCCGGCCTACTCCCGCTGGTTCGAGTACGCGTACTCCCGCAAGAACGCGCTGCGGCTGCCCTTCGAGCCCACCGCGGAGACGTTCCTGCGCTTCTTCGAGCGCAAGAAGTACCGGCTCGGCCGGGATGCCTTCTACTTCGATGCATGGACGGGGCAGGAGCAGACGGGGCGGGGTGGATTGCTCAACCTCACCTGTGGCTCGGGGACGCCCTTCTACGCCAATGGCTGTCTGCTCCACCTGCCGCGCGAGGGGGCTGCCGCGCAGCGCGTGCTCACCGTGCAGGTGCTCAAGCAGGTGGTGCGCGCCATGGCGCGGGCCTGGGAGCCGGACCGGTGCGCGGTGGTGTCCGAGGCGGATCCCTCCGCCAGGCGGATGGTGGAGGCGGACGGCGCGTGCGTCGGCTGGCTCACGTACTTCTCGCGGGCTCATGGGCGCGTTCCCTCCCTGCCGCGCCCGGTGCGCGTCGAGCCGGTGGAGGAGCTGGGCACGCTCATCATCCTCACGCCGCAGCCCTTCTCGCCGGGCAATCCGGCGCACGCGGAGCTGGCCGGGCGCGTTCGCGAGCGGCTGGAGCGCTCGGGCCTGCTGCCCGCCCGGGCCGGGTGA